A stretch of Telopea speciosissima isolate NSW1024214 ecotype Mountain lineage chromosome 11, Tspe_v1, whole genome shotgun sequence DNA encodes these proteins:
- the LOC122645161 gene encoding probable LRR receptor-like serine/threonine-protein kinase At3g47570 gives MRGNFFEGTIPQSLTLLKGLQDLDLSFNNLSGQIPTDLEKLLALQSLNLSFNNLEGEVPKKGIFGNASAIFVNGKDQLCGGIAELHMPACTNHGSVKREKPNAFRIVSAIIGVVLGFLLMSSFLTLYWIRRLKSKPPSTPLIGEWFLKLSYKDLFQATGGFSSANFIGSGSFGSIYKGVINQGENIVAIKVLNLQNPIVNKSFIAECKALRNIRHRNLVKILTLCSSVDLDGKDFKALVYEFMPNGSLDDWLHLSVEPHNHSRSLNFLQRLNIAIDVASALDYLHYNCYAPIVHCDLKPSNVLLDRDMTAHVSDFGLARLLLEPDDNSSQTQSSTIGIKGSIGYAAPEYGMGGRATIQGDVFSYGILLLEMFTGIRPTDQMFNNDLNLHNFAKAALPVHVMQILDPTILPKEEQSEEIEDIVINRIEGPSHRTDQLQYCIMSIIDIAVQCSMESPRERMNMNDVVRVLHLIKRKIS, from the exons ATGAGGGGTAATTTTTTTGAAGGAACCATTCCTCAATCTTTGACTCTTTTGAAGGGCCTTCAAGATTTAGATTTATCATTCAACAACTTATCAGGGCAAATTCCAACTGATCTTGAAAAACTTTTAGCATTGCAGAGTTTGAATTTATCCTTCAATAATCTTGAAGGAGAGGTACCAAAAAAAGGAATCTTTGGAAATGCAAGTGCAATTTTTGTGAATGGAAAAGATCAGCTTTGTGGTGGAATTGCGGAGTTACATATGCCTGCATGCACAAACCATGGATCTGTGAAACGAGAAAAGCCCAATGCTTTTAGAATAGTTTCAGCGATAATCGGTGTGGTTCTTGGTTTTCTTCTAATGTCTTCCTTTCTTACTCTCTATTGGATAAGAAGATTAAAAAGTAAACCTCCATCTACACCATTAATCGGTGAATGGTTCTTAAAGCTTTCTTACAAAGATCTCTTCCAAGCTACTGGAGGATTTTCTTCAGCTAATTTCATAGGTTCAGGTAGTTTTGGCTCTATATACAAAGGGGTTATCAACCAAGGTGAAAACATTGTTGCAATCAAGGTACTCAACCTTCAAAATCCAATAGTCAACAAGAGCTTTATAGCTGAATGCAAAGCATTAAGAAACATCCGACATCGAAATCTTGTCAAGATTTTAACTTTATGTTCAAGTGTTGATTTAGACGGCAAAGATTTCAAAGCCCTTGTTTATGAGTTCATGCCCAATGGGAGTCTAGATGATTGGTTGCATCTGTCGGTGGAGCCACATAATCATTCAAGAAGTTTAAACTTTCTTCAAAGATTAAACATCGCAATAGATGTGGCTTCTGCTTTGGATTACCTTCATTATAACTGTTATGCGCCAATTGTTCATTGTGACTTGAAGCCGAGCAATGTTCTACTTGACAGAGATATGACTGCACACGTCAGTGATTTTGGTTTGGCGAGGCTACTTTTAGAACCTGATGACAATTCATCCCAAACTCAATCTAGTACCATTGGGATAAAAGGATCTATTGGCTATGCTGCTCCAG AATATGGAATGGGTGGAAGGGCAACTATCCAAGGGGACGTGTTTAGCTATGGGATCCTTTTATTGGAGATGTTCACAGGAATAAGGCCAACAGATCAGATGTTTAATAATGACTTAAATCTCCATAACTTTGCAAAAGCAGCTTTACCTGTACACGTGATGCAAATTTTAGATCCAACAATCCTACCCAAGGAAGAACAAAGTGAAGAAATTGAAGATATTGTTATCAATAGGATTGAAGGTCCTAGTCATAGGACAGATCAATTGCAATATTGCATAATGTCAATAATCGACATTGCCGTCCAGTGCTCCATGGAATCGCCAAGAGAACGTATGAACATGAATGATGTTGTGAGAGTACTACatttaatcaaaaggaaaatttcTTGA
- the LOC122645162 gene encoding LRR receptor-like serine/threonine-protein kinase EFR has translation MAALLQLFLVFNILLLLFGSSSLMIVVGNNETDRFALLELKKQIYDDPYGALSSWNDSIHFCNWVGITCGNRHRQRIISLDLQGKGLGGNISPSIGNLTFLRSLDIGNNSFHGKIPQEIGNLIRLQSIAFQNNTLKGEIPTSLANCTRLREIWFSRNNLFGKIPIELFTSLSKLEVISINYNGLTGEIPSSLGNISSIQAFSLTGNELQGSIPESFGKLTNLLYLSLGLNYLSGMFPLSLYNLSSLEIISITQNQLHGGLPHDIGLTLPNLKVYSLV, from the coding sequence atgGCTGCACTTCTTCAGCTTTTTCTAGTTTTCAatattctcctcctcctctttggGAGCTCATCTTTGATGATCGTAGTAGGGAACAACGAGACAGATCGATTTGCTTTGCTGGAGTTGAAGAAACAAATTTATGATGATCCGTATGGAGCACTAAGTTCTTGGAACGATTCCATCCATTTCTGCAATTGGGTTGGGATCACATGTGGAAATCGTCATCGACAACGGATTATCAGCTTGGATTTACAAGGGAAGGGCTTGGGAGGTAACATATCTCCTTCCATAGGGAATCTCACTTTTCTTCGTTCCCTCGACATTGGAAACAATAGCTTCCATGGAAAAATCCCCCAAGAGATCGGTAATCTAATTCGATTACAATCCATTGCTTTTCAAAACAACACTCTCAAAGGAGAAATTCCTACCAGCTTGGCCAACTGCACTCGTCTAAGAGAAATTTGGTTCTCACGTAACAATCTATTTGGGAAGATTCCAATCGAACTATTTACATCTTTGTCAAAGCTGGAGGTAATTTCCATTAATTATAATGGTTTAACAGGAGAAATACCATCTTCTCTTGGAAACATTTCCTCCATCCAAGCTTTCTCTTTGACTGGGAATGAACTGCAGGGGAGCATTCCAGAATCCTTTGGTAAGCTAACAAACTTATTATATCTATCACTTGGTCTAAACTACCTATCTGGTATGTTCCCTCTCTCACTATACAATCTCTCGTCTCTCGAAATTATTTCCATTACACAAAACCAACTGCATGGGGGCCTTCCACATGACATAGGCCTCACTCTTCCAAATCTTAAAGTATATTcattggtttga